In the genome of Hymenobacter cellulosivorans, one region contains:
- a CDS encoding DUF481 domain-containing protein — translation MAGSGPFPSPGHYNPTEATWFFHGGPTFAPHHGRPAWHFMLIRILLSSALVLGTFLPATAQKADTTIIRYSGQLAGQYSAGGVNRTLFSTSHSATLLRGLHFGAPVTGSFLFGKQEKLLREREWMFNATPYYWKGRFRFYGIGSYERSNLRGINNRFQLGLGPGWAFYADSLGREVAVSNLFIREATYFQGGTERLVSRSSTRLKIVYSYRVFSLNSTTLYQPNLQNAADYRATQLTTLALRFSPRFAITSTYTYTFESRVLEGKPTDNTNVTVGVAFSTK, via the coding sequence ATGGCAGGTAGCGGCCCGTTTCCAAGTCCAGGCCACTACAACCCCACCGAGGCTACCTGGTTTTTCCACGGCGGGCCTACCTTTGCCCCTCACCACGGCCGCCCGGCCTGGCACTTCATGCTGATTCGTATCCTGCTTAGCTCGGCCCTTGTGCTGGGCACTTTTCTGCCTGCTACTGCCCAAAAGGCCGACACGACCATCATCCGCTACAGCGGGCAGCTGGCGGGCCAGTACTCGGCCGGGGGCGTCAACCGCACCCTGTTTTCGACCAGTCACTCGGCTACCCTGCTGCGAGGACTGCACTTCGGGGCTCCCGTGACGGGCAGCTTCCTGTTTGGCAAGCAGGAAAAGCTGCTGCGGGAACGGGAGTGGATGTTTAATGCGACGCCCTACTACTGGAAAGGCCGGTTCCGCTTTTACGGCATCGGGAGCTATGAGCGCAGCAACCTGCGGGGTATCAACAACCGGTTTCAGCTGGGACTGGGGCCGGGCTGGGCCTTTTACGCCGACTCCCTGGGCCGGGAAGTGGCGGTGAGCAACCTCTTTATCCGGGAAGCCACCTACTTTCAGGGCGGCACCGAGCGGCTGGTGTCGCGCAGCTCCACCCGCCTGAAAATCGTGTATTCCTACCGGGTTTTCTCGCTCAACTCCACCACGCTCTACCAGCCCAACCTGCAGAACGCGGCCGACTACCGGGCCACCCAGCTTACTACGCTGGCCCTGCGCTTTAGCCCCCGCTTTGCCATTACCAGCACCTATACCTACACCTTCGAAAGCCGGGTGCTCGAAGGCAAGCCCACCGACAATACCAACGTGACGGTGGGCGTGGCCTTCAGCACGAAATAG
- a CDS encoding pirin-like C-terminal cupin domain-containing protein, giving the protein MESITGIEAAIVELAGGGRFTPEVAPGRTVLLYVLRGSATVNSRGVGSRTLVEFDPEGTGIDVHATEDTTLLYCTGQPYHEPLAWQGPYVMNTQTEIMEAMRDYRMGKMGMLFDE; this is encoded by the coding sequence GTGGAGTCCATTACGGGCATTGAGGCGGCCATTGTTGAGCTGGCAGGCGGTGGGCGCTTTACCCCGGAGGTCGCGCCGGGGCGCACCGTGCTGCTCTACGTGCTGCGCGGCAGTGCGACGGTGAACAGCCGCGGCGTTGGGAGCCGGACCCTGGTGGAATTCGACCCGGAGGGTACTGGCATCGACGTGCACGCCACCGAGGATACCACGCTGCTGTATTGTACCGGCCAGCCCTACCACGAGCCCCTGGCCTGGCAGGGGCCTTACGTAATGAACACCCAGACTGAAATCATGGAAGCCATGCGGGATTACCGGATGGGCAAGATGGGGATGCTGTTTGATGAGTAA
- a CDS encoding pirin family protein produces the protein MILKPVRRRIVAERLEQEHLTTYQPLPSRFAEQLDPFLLLHHTGPEELEPHGRGLPFAPHPHRGFETVTFILAGDVRHHDSRGNTGVIGAGGVQWMTAGLGIVHSENISRELRATGGTIEYVQLWINLPARLKRTQPRYQGVSAAQIPVVALPNEHGTVRVVAGHWQG, from the coding sequence ATGATCCTAAAACCCGTCCGTCGCCGTATCGTGGCCGAGCGCCTTGAGCAGGAACACCTGACGACCTACCAGCCGCTGCCCAGCCGCTTTGCCGAGCAGCTCGACCCGTTTCTGCTGCTGCACCACACTGGCCCGGAGGAGCTGGAGCCCCACGGCCGCGGGCTGCCGTTTGCGCCTCACCCGCACCGCGGCTTCGAAACCGTGACCTTCATCCTGGCCGGCGACGTGCGCCACCACGACTCCCGCGGCAACACGGGCGTCATCGGGGCCGGGGGCGTGCAGTGGATGACGGCGGGCCTGGGCATTGTGCACAGCGAAAATATTTCCCGGGAGCTGCGTGCCACGGGCGGTACCATCGAGTACGTGCAGCTCTGGATAAACCTGCCGGCCCGGCTCAAACGAACCCAGCCCCGCTACCAGGGCGTGTCCGCCGCTCAGATTCCGGTCGTAGCGCTGCCTAATGAGCACGGCACGGTGCGGGTAGTGGCCGGCCACTGGCAGGGGTAG